One Vitis riparia cultivar Riparia Gloire de Montpellier isolate 1030 chromosome 4, EGFV_Vit.rip_1.0, whole genome shotgun sequence genomic window carries:
- the LOC117913029 gene encoding uncharacterized protein LOC117913029 isoform X2 translates to MKFRKGSKVEVLNKKEVPSGAWHCAEIISGNGHNYSVRLLGSCHEFEVHKSNIRVRQAWIDNKWVVIGQGSITFEDVRVNKLLTSNCHQKMSFQVPQADMKLKLQAGDAFFKKHADFQDSPMVSSKTLKRASPYCSSGLEAYSGNIQKMRAIENGGRQRVITGYSSPLRDKVDAVAYPRLNLGEKYMHASFNDRTTKYCEMERGKPNGVDCFLARSSESNDSDSMSCSVGSCSINNNGPNKFSSCILAHPRQDTDDLCSDAESFYHWGDEGDEEDEEDERDERDEGDEEDERYEGDVRDEEEKCPISLEKELAASIHSLELHAYRRTLAALHASGPLSWEQSTMLTNLRCSLHISNDEHLMELKNLISAGINFCN, encoded by the exons ATGAAATTCAGGAAAGGGAGTAAAGTGGAGGTATTGAACAAAAAGGAAGTGCCTTCAGGTGCCTGGCACTGTGCTGAAATTATCTCCGGTAATGGGCACAACTACAGTGTTAG GCTACTTGGATCTTGCCACGAATTTGAAGTCCACAAGTCTAACATCAGAGTGCGACAAGCTTGGATAGATAACAAATGGGTTGTGATTGGACAG GGCTCTATCACTTTTGAAGATGTGAGAGTCAACAAGCTGTTAACTTCAAATTGTCATCAGAAGATGAGTTTCCAGGTGCCACAAGCTGATATGAAGCTAAAATTGCAAGCAGGAGATGCTTTTTTTAAGAAGCATGCTGATTTCCAGGATTCTCCTATGGTCTCATCCAAGACATTGAAGAGAGCATCCCCATATTGCTCCTCTGGTCTTGAAGCATACTCTGGAAACATTCAGAAGATGAGAGCAATCGAAAATGGTGGACGCCAACGAGTGATCACCGGGTATTCATCTCCATTACGAGACAAGGTAGATGCTGTTGCTTACCCACGATTGAATCTGGGTGAAAAATACATGCATGCTTCCTTTAATGACCGTACAACTAAATATTGCGAAATGGAGAGGGGAAAACCAAATGGTGTTGATTGTTTTCTTGCAAGAAGTTCAGAATCTAATGATTCTGATAGCATGTCATGCTCTGTTGGTAGTTGTAGCATTAATAATAATGGTCCTAATAAGTTTTCCAGTTGTATTTTAGCACATCCTAGACAAGATACAGATGACCTTTGTAGTGATGCTGAATCATTTTACCATTGGGGAGATGAGGGAGATGAGGAAGATGAGGAAGATGAGAGAGATGAGAGAGATGAGGGAGATGAGGAAGATGAGAGATATGAGGGAGATGTGAGAGATGAGGAGGAAAAGTGCCCCATTTCTCTTGAAAAGGAATTAGCAGCAAGTATCCATAGTTTAGAGTTGCATGCTTATCGCCGCACTCTAGCGGCATTGCATGCTTCTGGGCCTTTAAGTTGGGAACAATCAACAATGTTGACAAATCTTCGCTGTTCACTTCATATTTCAAATGATGAACATTTGATGGAGCTAAAGAACTTAATATCTGCTGgaataaatttttgtaattaa
- the LOC117913029 gene encoding uncharacterized protein LOC117913029 isoform X1, which produces MKFRKGSKVEVLNKKEVPSGAWHCAEIISGNGHNYSVRYDSYLGMTNKANVDRVSRKAIRPCPLPVKGMESWVTGDVVEVFNDGSWKCAMVLKVTCAVYYLVRLLGSCHEFEVHKSNIRVRQAWIDNKWVVIGQGSITFEDVRVNKLLTSNCHQKMSFQVPQADMKLKLQAGDAFFKKHADFQDSPMVSSKTLKRASPYCSSGLEAYSGNIQKMRAIENGGRQRVITGYSSPLRDKVDAVAYPRLNLGEKYMHASFNDRTTKYCEMERGKPNGVDCFLARSSESNDSDSMSCSVGSCSINNNGPNKFSSCILAHPRQDTDDLCSDAESFYHWGDEGDEEDEEDERDERDEGDEEDERYEGDVRDEEEKCPISLEKELAASIHSLELHAYRRTLAALHASGPLSWEQSTMLTNLRCSLHISNDEHLMELKNLISAGINFCN; this is translated from the exons ATGAAATTCAGGAAAGGGAGTAAAGTGGAGGTATTGAACAAAAAGGAAGTGCCTTCAGGTGCCTGGCACTGTGCTGAAATTATCTCCGGTAATGGGCACAACTACAGTGTTAGGTATGACTCTTATCTGGGCATGACAAATAAGGCGAATGTGGATAGGGTGTCTAGGAAGGCTATTAGACCTTGCCCTCTCCCTGTGAAAGGTATGGAAAGTTGGGTGACTGGTGATGTTGTGGAGGTGTTCAATGATGGTTCTTGGAAATGTGCTATGGTTTTGAAGGTTACATGTGCGGTTTACTATTTGGTTAGGCTACTTGGATCTTGCCACGAATTTGAAGTCCACAAGTCTAACATCAGAGTGCGACAAGCTTGGATAGATAACAAATGGGTTGTGATTGGACAG GGCTCTATCACTTTTGAAGATGTGAGAGTCAACAAGCTGTTAACTTCAAATTGTCATCAGAAGATGAGTTTCCAGGTGCCACAAGCTGATATGAAGCTAAAATTGCAAGCAGGAGATGCTTTTTTTAAGAAGCATGCTGATTTCCAGGATTCTCCTATGGTCTCATCCAAGACATTGAAGAGAGCATCCCCATATTGCTCCTCTGGTCTTGAAGCATACTCTGGAAACATTCAGAAGATGAGAGCAATCGAAAATGGTGGACGCCAACGAGTGATCACCGGGTATTCATCTCCATTACGAGACAAGGTAGATGCTGTTGCTTACCCACGATTGAATCTGGGTGAAAAATACATGCATGCTTCCTTTAATGACCGTACAACTAAATATTGCGAAATGGAGAGGGGAAAACCAAATGGTGTTGATTGTTTTCTTGCAAGAAGTTCAGAATCTAATGATTCTGATAGCATGTCATGCTCTGTTGGTAGTTGTAGCATTAATAATAATGGTCCTAATAAGTTTTCCAGTTGTATTTTAGCACATCCTAGACAAGATACAGATGACCTTTGTAGTGATGCTGAATCATTTTACCATTGGGGAGATGAGGGAGATGAGGAAGATGAGGAAGATGAGAGAGATGAGAGAGATGAGGGAGATGAGGAAGATGAGAGATATGAGGGAGATGTGAGAGATGAGGAGGAAAAGTGCCCCATTTCTCTTGAAAAGGAATTAGCAGCAAGTATCCATAGTTTAGAGTTGCATGCTTATCGCCGCACTCTAGCGGCATTGCATGCTTCTGGGCCTTTAAGTTGGGAACAATCAACAATGTTGACAAATCTTCGCTGTTCACTTCATATTTCAAATGATGAACATTTGATGGAGCTAAAGAACTTAATATCTGCTGgaataaatttttgtaattaa
- the LOC117913029 gene encoding uncharacterized protein LOC117913029 isoform X3 codes for MSFQVPQADMKLKLQAGDAFFKKHADFQDSPMVSSKTLKRASPYCSSGLEAYSGNIQKMRAIENGGRQRVITGYSSPLRDKVDAVAYPRLNLGEKYMHASFNDRTTKYCEMERGKPNGVDCFLARSSESNDSDSMSCSVGSCSINNNGPNKFSSCILAHPRQDTDDLCSDAESFYHWGDEGDEEDEEDERDERDEGDEEDERYEGDVRDEEEKCPISLEKELAASIHSLELHAYRRTLAALHASGPLSWEQSTMLTNLRCSLHISNDEHLMELKNLISAGINFCN; via the coding sequence ATGAGTTTCCAGGTGCCACAAGCTGATATGAAGCTAAAATTGCAAGCAGGAGATGCTTTTTTTAAGAAGCATGCTGATTTCCAGGATTCTCCTATGGTCTCATCCAAGACATTGAAGAGAGCATCCCCATATTGCTCCTCTGGTCTTGAAGCATACTCTGGAAACATTCAGAAGATGAGAGCAATCGAAAATGGTGGACGCCAACGAGTGATCACCGGGTATTCATCTCCATTACGAGACAAGGTAGATGCTGTTGCTTACCCACGATTGAATCTGGGTGAAAAATACATGCATGCTTCCTTTAATGACCGTACAACTAAATATTGCGAAATGGAGAGGGGAAAACCAAATGGTGTTGATTGTTTTCTTGCAAGAAGTTCAGAATCTAATGATTCTGATAGCATGTCATGCTCTGTTGGTAGTTGTAGCATTAATAATAATGGTCCTAATAAGTTTTCCAGTTGTATTTTAGCACATCCTAGACAAGATACAGATGACCTTTGTAGTGATGCTGAATCATTTTACCATTGGGGAGATGAGGGAGATGAGGAAGATGAGGAAGATGAGAGAGATGAGAGAGATGAGGGAGATGAGGAAGATGAGAGATATGAGGGAGATGTGAGAGATGAGGAGGAAAAGTGCCCCATTTCTCTTGAAAAGGAATTAGCAGCAAGTATCCATAGTTTAGAGTTGCATGCTTATCGCCGCACTCTAGCGGCATTGCATGCTTCTGGGCCTTTAAGTTGGGAACAATCAACAATGTTGACAAATCTTCGCTGTTCACTTCATATTTCAAATGATGAACATTTGATGGAGCTAAAGAACTTAATATCTGCTGgaataaatttttgtaattaa